The following coding sequences are from one Terriglobales bacterium window:
- the hpnC gene encoding squalene synthase HpnC: MSSTISHGSRFAEQLEAGWRALPPEYAFPEHAPTLAEARAYCERLARTHYENFSVATWFLPRRLWPHFHSIYAYCRIADDLGDEVQDSAQALALLDAWERELDACYDGEPRHPVFVALRETVRACDIPRHEFSDLLKAFRQDQTVHRYETFEDLLGYCRYSANPVGHLVLYACGYRDQERQLLSDHTCTALQLANFWQDVIVDYAKDRIYLPLESLRRFGVSEQQIAERRATPQFLELMRFEVGRAREWFARGLPLVKKVDPELAVDIELFSRGGQAILDAIERQGFDVLKQRPVISKPRKLGLVLTAAARKLL; encoded by the coding sequence ATGTCATCGACCATCAGCCACGGTTCCCGATTTGCTGAGCAGCTTGAGGCGGGATGGCGCGCGCTACCCCCTGAATACGCCTTCCCCGAGCACGCCCCCACCCTGGCCGAGGCCCGGGCTTATTGCGAGCGCCTGGCGCGCACCCATTACGAGAACTTCTCCGTCGCCACCTGGTTTCTTCCCCGCCGGCTGTGGCCGCATTTTCACAGCATCTACGCTTATTGCCGGATCGCGGATGACCTTGGGGACGAGGTGCAGGACAGCGCGCAAGCCCTGGCCCTGCTGGACGCTTGGGAGCGCGAACTGGATGCCTGCTACGACGGCGAGCCGCGTCACCCCGTCTTTGTCGCCCTGCGGGAGACGGTGCGGGCCTGCGACATTCCCAGACACGAGTTCTCCGATCTTCTGAAGGCCTTTCGCCAGGACCAGACCGTCCACCGCTATGAGACCTTCGAGGACTTGCTGGGATACTGCCGCTATTCGGCGAATCCTGTGGGCCATCTGGTCCTGTACGCTTGCGGCTACCGCGACCAGGAACGGCAGCTGCTTTCCGACCACACCTGCACCGCCCTGCAACTGGCGAACTTCTGGCAGGACGTGATCGTGGACTACGCCAAGGACCGCATCTACCTGCCGCTGGAGAGCCTGCGCCGCTTCGGAGTCAGCGAGCAGCAGATCGCGGAACGCCGGGCCACGCCGCAATTCCTCGAACTGATGCGCTTCGAGGTCGGGCGCGCACGCGAGTGGTTCGCGCGAGGCCTGCCCCTGGTCAAGAAGGTGGATCCGGAGCTGGCCGTCGATATCGAGCTGTTCAGCCGCGGCGGGCAGGCGATCCTGGACGCGATCGAGCGCCAAGGCTTCGACGTTCTGAAGCAACGGCCGGTGATTTCCAAGCCGCGGAAGCTGGGGCTGGTCCTGACGGCGGCCGCGAGGAAGCTCTTGTGA